One genomic segment of Belonocnema kinseyi isolate 2016_QV_RU_SX_M_011 chromosome 2, B_treatae_v1, whole genome shotgun sequence includes these proteins:
- the LOC117182954 gene encoding glutenin, high molecular weight subunit PW212-like has product MKFCLAIALFSCAILVELGSSLPIEDPATDDPSIVPKKAQQFRNPGPLSQPIDNASTDALPSHAEQADQLKKPSGDSLTAAPASNAKHTKQMKKPIGDSLTDDHASDAKKDGQSGKPGQLEKPVQSGNAVSINHENKHKHTSHKHKQHGHHGYTKHDGHQDRHIHHGHHGPSDKARKPVQSGKQDQPAQPLTSAKSGKPGKSGKPVVPEQSEQSRNPVEPDQSAQPGNSVQPDQPAQLPKSAQLPKSGKSGQPGKSGKSGKPVVPEQQEQSGNAVEPDQSAYPGNPVQPDQPAQLPKSGKSGQPGKPGKSGKPVVPEQQEQSGNSVEPDQSAQPGNSVQPDQPAQLPKSGKSGQPGKSGKPVVPEQQEQSGNPVEPDQSAQPGNSVQPDQPVQLPKSEKSWKPGKPGKPAKSEKPVVPEQPEQSENPVEPDQSAQPGNLVRPDQPAKLPKSGKFAQPGKPGKSGKPVEPEQPEQSGNPVVPEQQVQSGNPAEPDQAPQAGNLAEPDEPEKSQKPGKTLQTKKPGNIEKSEKIETTPFKPESTGNLQ; this is encoded by the exons ATGAAGTTCTGCCTTGCTATTGCACTTTTTTCCTGTGCGATTCTTGTTG AATTAGGTTCGTCGCTGCCGATTGAAGATCCTGCTACTGATGATCCTTCAATCGTTCCTAAGAAAGCTCAACAATTTAGAAATCCTGGACCATTATCGCAGCCAATTGACAATGCTTCTACTGATGCTCTTCCCAGCCATGCTGAACAGGCTGATCAATTAAAAAAGCCAAGTGGTGATTCTCTTACTGCTGCTCCTGCCAGCAATGCTAAACATACTAAACAAATGAAAAAGCCAATTGGCGATTCTCTGACTGATGATCATGCCAGCGATGCAAAGAAGGATGGACAATCTGGAAAACCAGGACAATTGGAAAAGCCTGTCCAATCTGGAAACGCTGTCtctataaatcatgaaaataaacaCAAGCACACCTCACATAAACATAAACAGCATGGCCATCATGGATACACTAAACACGATGGACATCAAGATCGTCACATACACCATGGACATCATGGGCCATCTGATAAAGCACGAAAACCAGTACAATCAGGAAAACAAGATCAACCAGCACAACCGCTAACATCTGCAAAATCAGGAAAACCAGGGAAATCAGGTAAACCAGTAGTACCAGAACAATCAGAACAATCAAGAAACCCAGTTGAACCAGATCAATCGGCACAACCAGGAAACTCAGTACAACCAGATCAACCAGCACAATTACCAAAATCAG CACAATTACCAAAATCAGGAAAATCTGGGCAACCAGGAAAATCAGGAAAATCAGGAAAACCCGTAGTACCAGAACAACAAGAACAATCAGGAAACGCAGTTGAACCAGATCAATCGGCATATCCAGGAAACCCAGTACAACCAGATCAACCAGCACAATTACCAAAATCAGGCAAATCTGGGCAACCAGGAAAACCAGGAAAATCAGGAAAACCCGTAGTACCAGAACAACAAGAACAATCAGGAAACTCAGTTGAACCAGATCAATCGGCACAACCAGGAAACTCAGTACAACCAGATCAACCAGCACAATTACCAAAATCAGGCAAATCTGGGCAACCAGGAAAATCAGGAAAACCCGTAGTACCAGAACAACAAGAACAATCAGGAAACCCAGTTGAACCAGATCAATCGGCACAACCAGGAAACTCAGTACAACCAGATCAACCAGTACAATTACCAAAATCAGAAAAATCTTGGAAACCAGGAAAACCAGGAAAACCAGCAAAATCAGAAAAACCCGTAGTACCAGAACAACCAGAACAATCAGAAAACCCTGTTGAACCAGATCAATCAGCACAACCAGGAAATTTAGTACGGCCAGATCAACCAGCAAAATTACCAAAATCAGGAAAATTTGCACAACCAGGAAAACCAGGAAAATCAGGAAAACCCGTAGAACCAGAACAACCAGAACAATCAGGAAACCCAGTAGTACCAGAACAACAAGTACAATCAGGAAACCCAGCTGAACCAGATCAAGCACCACAAGCAGGAAACCTAGCAGAACCAGATGAACCAGAAAAATCGCAAAAACCAGGAAAAACACTACAAACTAAAAAACCTGGAAACATTGAAaagtctgaaaaaattgaaacaactCCGTTCAAACCAGAATCAACTGGAAATTTGCAGTAA
- the LOC117167656 gene encoding accumulation-associated protein-like encodes MKFFLAAVLFASAILVELGSSLPIDDPATNGLPIDPKKAQQLKNPGSLSQPIENASTDDLPSDAKQADQLKKPSGDSLTTAPASDPKQTKQVRKPIDDSLADDSASDPKQTKQVKKPIDDSLADNPASDAKKDEQSGKPGPLKKPVQSENAVPKNHENKHKHTKPKRKHHGHHGHNKHHGHHGHKVHHGNQGPSDKPEKPVQPGKPAKPVEPEQPGKPVEPDQEGTPIQPDQPAQSPKSGKSGQKGNPEKIGKPQVPQQPEQSGNPVEPDQPAQSGNLVKPDQPAQLPKSGKYGQPGKPEKSGKPVEPEQPEQSENPVEPNQPAKSGNSVQPDQPAQLPKSGKSGKPVVPAQPEESGNAVKADQPAQSSNLVQPGKTQLPKSGKSGKPVVPEQPEQSENPVEPDQPPKAGNPVESDQPAQSQQLGKAGQPGKTKTPGKTEKSGQIGTTPVKPDASEDEQ; translated from the exons ATGAAGTTCTTCCTTGCTGCTGTGCTCTTTGCCTCTGCGATCCTTGTTG AATTAGGTTCATCGTTACCAATTGACGACCCTGCTACTAATGGTCTGCCAATCGATCCTAAGAAAGCTCAACAATTGAAAAATCCTGGGTCTTTATCACAGCCAATTGAAAATGCTTCTACTGATGATCTTCCCAGCGATGCTAAACAGGCTGATCAATTGAAAAAGCCAAGTGGCGATTCTCTTACCACTGCTCCTGCCAGCGATCCTAAACAGACTAAACAAGTGAGAAAGCCAATTGACGATTCTTTGGCTGATGATTCTGCCAGCGATCCTAAACAGACTAAACAAGTGAAAAAGCCAATTGACGATTCTCTGGCTGATAATCCTGCCAGCGATGCAAAGAAGGATGAACAATCTGGAAAACCAGGACCATTGAAAAAGCCTGTCCAATCTGAAAACGCTGTCcctaaaaatcatgaaaataaacataaacaCACAAAACCTAAACGTAAACACCATGGACATCATGGACACAATAAACACCATGGACACCACGGCCATAAAGTACACCATGGAAATCAGGGACCATCTGACAAACCAGAAAAACCAGTACAACCAGGAAAACCAGCAAAGCCAGTAGAACCAGAACAACCAGGAAAGCCAGTAGAGCCAGATCAAGAAGGAACCCCAATACAGCCAGATCAACCAGCACAATCACCAAAATCTGGAAAATCAGGACAAAAAGGAAATCCAGAAAAAATAGGTAAGCCACAAGTACCACAACAACCAGAACAATCAGGAAACCCAGTGGAACCAGATCAACCAGCACAATCTGGAAACTTAGTAAAACCAGATCAACCAGCACAACTGCCAAAATCAGGAAAATATGGACAGCCAGGAAAACCAGAAAAATCCGGAAAACCAGTAGAACCAGAACAACCAGAACAATCAGAGAACCCAGTTGAACCAAATCAACCAGCAAAATCTGGAAATTCAGTACAACCAGATCAACCAGCACAACTGCCAAAGTCAGGAAAATCAGGAAAACCAGTAGTACCAGCACAACCAGAAGAATCAGGAAACGCAGTTAAAGCAGATCAACCAGCACAATCTAGTAACTTAGTACAACCAGGTAAAACACAACTGCCAAAATCAGGAAAATCAGGAAAACCAGTAGTACCCGAACAACCAGAACAATCAGAAAACCCAGTTGAACCAGATCAACCACCAAAAGCGGGAAACCCAGTAGAATCAGATCAACCTGCACAATCACAGCAACTTGGAAAAGCAGGACAACCAGGAAAAACTAAAACACCTGGAAAAACTGAAAAGTCGGGACAAATTGGAACAACTCCGGTCAAACCAGACGCATCTGAAGATGAGCAGTAA